A DNA window from Delphinus delphis chromosome 6, mDelDel1.2, whole genome shotgun sequence contains the following coding sequences:
- the TRMO gene encoding tRNA (adenine(37)-N6)-methyltransferase isoform X1, with protein sequence MRDLEEPGPRPTATSCGCVKPALETGNLLTEPIGYLESCFSAKNGTPRQPSICSHSRACLRIRKSIFNNPEHSLMGLEQFSHVWILFVFHKNGHLSCKAKVQPPRLNGVKTGVFSTRSPHRPNAIGLTLAKLEKVEGGAIYLSGIDMIHGTPVLDIKPYIADYDSPQNLIEPLGDVNLQNNQCKPKTVSQCDGKTDSCDQQQLSGYEEPQLYSCTKEKPKCPEDRTSGENNAKHDNSAKIQQSSPEPRERAADLGEESGSGPSPRVAEEQSGPCCLEKSVSEEQADSRLRRGEAAVVAQGHSTEMPPEALLCPSRAAGAAHRSAVPTWVREAPVATLGVRFTPHAEMDLEHLSSGEPGIGQASFNYFQSAEEARCAIEAVLSADPRSVYRRKLCQDRLFYFTVDTAHVTCWFGDGFAEVLRIKPASEPVQMGDPAESLVPLGS encoded by the exons ATGCGCGACTTGGAGGAGCCCGGCCCTCGACCCACAGCGACCTCGTGCGGGTGCGTGAAGCCGGCTCTGGAGACAG GGAATCTTTTAACTGAGCCAATTGGTTACTTGGAATCCTGTTTCTCGGCCAAGAATGGTACTCCAAGGCAGCCATCCATTTGTAGCCATTCACGGGCTTGTTTGAGGATTAGAAAAAGCATCTTTAATAATCCTGAACATTCCTTGATGGGCTTAGAACAGTTTTCTCATGTTTG gattttgtttgtttttcacaaaAATGGTCATTTGAGCTGTAAGGCAAAAGTGCAGCCTCCTAGGCTGAATGGTGTGAAGACTGGCGTTTTCTCTACAAGGAGCCCACATCGTCCCAATGCGATAGGACTGACCCTAGCCAAACTGGAAAAGGTAGAAG GTGGAGCCATATACCTTTCTGGAATTGACATGATTCATGGCACACCTGTACTAGACATAAAGCCCTACATAGCTGATTATGACTCGCCACAAAATTTGATTGAGCCTTTAGGGGACGTTAATTTACAGAATAACCAATGTAAACCAAAAACCGTGTCCCAGTGTGACGGCAAGACTGATAGCTGTGACCAGCAACAGCTCTCAGGGTACGAGGAACCACAGCTCTACAGTTGTACTAAGGAGAAACCTAAATGTCCTGAAGATAGAACTTCGGGAGAAAACAACGCAAAACACGACAACTCAGCAAAAATCCAGCAAAGCTCACCTGAGCCCAGGGAGAGAGCAGCAGATTTGGGTGAAGAATCAGGAAGTGGTCCGAGTCCTAGGGTAGCAGAAGAGCAAAGTGGCCCATGTTGCCTGGAGAAGAGCGTTTCAGAGGAACAAGCAGACAGCAGGCTGAGGAGAGGGGAAGCAGCGGTGGTCGCACAAGGACACAGCACGGAGATGCCGCCCGAGGCTCTTCTCTGCCCTTCCAGGGCGGCTGGTGCAGCCCACCGCAGTGCGGTCCCCACCTGGGTGAGAGAGGCTCCCGTGGCCACCTTGGGAGTCCGGTTTACTCCTCACGCAGAGATGGACCTTGAGCACCTCAGCTCAGGTGAACCAG GTATTGGTCAGGCTTCATTTAACTATTTTCAGTCAGCGGAGGAAGCAAGGTGTGCCATCGAGGCTGTGCTGTCAGCCGACCCTCGATCTGTATATCGACGGAAACTCTGCCAGGATCGTCTTTTCTACTTTACAGTAGACACAGCACATGTCACGTGCTGGTTTGGTGATGGCTTTGCAGAGGTCTTAAGGATCAAGCCGGCTTCTGAGCCTGTTCAGATGGGTGACCCTGCGGAGTCCTTGGTGCCTCTGGGATCGTGA
- the TRMO gene encoding tRNA (adenine(37)-N6)-methyltransferase isoform X2 has product MRDLEEPGPRPTATSCGCVKPALETGGAIYLSGIDMIHGTPVLDIKPYIADYDSPQNLIEPLGDVNLQNNQCKPKTVSQCDGKTDSCDQQQLSGYEEPQLYSCTKEKPKCPEDRTSGENNAKHDNSAKIQQSSPEPRERAADLGEESGSGPSPRVAEEQSGPCCLEKSVSEEQADSRLRRGEAAVVAQGHSTEMPPEALLCPSRAAGAAHRSAVPTWVREAPVATLGVRFTPHAEMDLEHLSSGEPGIGQASFNYFQSAEEARCAIEAVLSADPRSVYRRKLCQDRLFYFTVDTAHVTCWFGDGFAEVLRIKPASEPVQMGDPAESLVPLGS; this is encoded by the exons ATGCGCGACTTGGAGGAGCCCGGCCCTCGACCCACAGCGACCTCGTGCGGGTGCGTGAAGCCGGCTCTGGAGACAG GTGGAGCCATATACCTTTCTGGAATTGACATGATTCATGGCACACCTGTACTAGACATAAAGCCCTACATAGCTGATTATGACTCGCCACAAAATTTGATTGAGCCTTTAGGGGACGTTAATTTACAGAATAACCAATGTAAACCAAAAACCGTGTCCCAGTGTGACGGCAAGACTGATAGCTGTGACCAGCAACAGCTCTCAGGGTACGAGGAACCACAGCTCTACAGTTGTACTAAGGAGAAACCTAAATGTCCTGAAGATAGAACTTCGGGAGAAAACAACGCAAAACACGACAACTCAGCAAAAATCCAGCAAAGCTCACCTGAGCCCAGGGAGAGAGCAGCAGATTTGGGTGAAGAATCAGGAAGTGGTCCGAGTCCTAGGGTAGCAGAAGAGCAAAGTGGCCCATGTTGCCTGGAGAAGAGCGTTTCAGAGGAACAAGCAGACAGCAGGCTGAGGAGAGGGGAAGCAGCGGTGGTCGCACAAGGACACAGCACGGAGATGCCGCCCGAGGCTCTTCTCTGCCCTTCCAGGGCGGCTGGTGCAGCCCACCGCAGTGCGGTCCCCACCTGGGTGAGAGAGGCTCCCGTGGCCACCTTGGGAGTCCGGTTTACTCCTCACGCAGAGATGGACCTTGAGCACCTCAGCTCAGGTGAACCAG GTATTGGTCAGGCTTCATTTAACTATTTTCAGTCAGCGGAGGAAGCAAGGTGTGCCATCGAGGCTGTGCTGTCAGCCGACCCTCGATCTGTATATCGACGGAAACTCTGCCAGGATCGTCTTTTCTACTTTACAGTAGACACAGCACATGTCACGTGCTGGTTTGGTGATGGCTTTGCAGAGGTCTTAAGGATCAAGCCGGCTTCTGAGCCTGTTCAGATGGGTGACCCTGCGGAGTCCTTGGTGCCTCTGGGATCGTGA
- the TRMO gene encoding tRNA (adenine(37)-N6)-methyltransferase isoform X3, whose product MFGGAIYLSGIDMIHGTPVLDIKPYIADYDSPQNLIEPLGDVNLQNNQCKPKTVSQCDGKTDSCDQQQLSGYEEPQLYSCTKEKPKCPEDRTSGENNAKHDNSAKIQQSSPEPRERAADLGEESGSGPSPRVAEEQSGPCCLEKSVSEEQADSRLRRGEAAVVAQGHSTEMPPEALLCPSRAAGAAHRSAVPTWVREAPVATLGVRFTPHAEMDLEHLSSGEPGIGQASFNYFQSAEEARCAIEAVLSADPRSVYRRKLCQDRLFYFTVDTAHVTCWFGDGFAEVLRIKPASEPVQMGDPAESLVPLGS is encoded by the exons ATGTTTG GTGGAGCCATATACCTTTCTGGAATTGACATGATTCATGGCACACCTGTACTAGACATAAAGCCCTACATAGCTGATTATGACTCGCCACAAAATTTGATTGAGCCTTTAGGGGACGTTAATTTACAGAATAACCAATGTAAACCAAAAACCGTGTCCCAGTGTGACGGCAAGACTGATAGCTGTGACCAGCAACAGCTCTCAGGGTACGAGGAACCACAGCTCTACAGTTGTACTAAGGAGAAACCTAAATGTCCTGAAGATAGAACTTCGGGAGAAAACAACGCAAAACACGACAACTCAGCAAAAATCCAGCAAAGCTCACCTGAGCCCAGGGAGAGAGCAGCAGATTTGGGTGAAGAATCAGGAAGTGGTCCGAGTCCTAGGGTAGCAGAAGAGCAAAGTGGCCCATGTTGCCTGGAGAAGAGCGTTTCAGAGGAACAAGCAGACAGCAGGCTGAGGAGAGGGGAAGCAGCGGTGGTCGCACAAGGACACAGCACGGAGATGCCGCCCGAGGCTCTTCTCTGCCCTTCCAGGGCGGCTGGTGCAGCCCACCGCAGTGCGGTCCCCACCTGGGTGAGAGAGGCTCCCGTGGCCACCTTGGGAGTCCGGTTTACTCCTCACGCAGAGATGGACCTTGAGCACCTCAGCTCAGGTGAACCAG GTATTGGTCAGGCTTCATTTAACTATTTTCAGTCAGCGGAGGAAGCAAGGTGTGCCATCGAGGCTGTGCTGTCAGCCGACCCTCGATCTGTATATCGACGGAAACTCTGCCAGGATCGTCTTTTCTACTTTACAGTAGACACAGCACATGTCACGTGCTGGTTTGGTGATGGCTTTGCAGAGGTCTTAAGGATCAAGCCGGCTTCTGAGCCTGTTCAGATGGGTGACCCTGCGGAGTCCTTGGTGCCTCTGGGATCGTGA
- the TRMO gene encoding tRNA (adenine(37)-N6)-methyltransferase isoform X4 yields MIHGTPVLDIKPYIADYDSPQNLIEPLGDVNLQNNQCKPKTVSQCDGKTDSCDQQQLSGYEEPQLYSCTKEKPKCPEDRTSGENNAKHDNSAKIQQSSPEPRERAADLGEESGSGPSPRVAEEQSGPCCLEKSVSEEQADSRLRRGEAAVVAQGHSTEMPPEALLCPSRAAGAAHRSAVPTWVREAPVATLGVRFTPHAEMDLEHLSSGEPGIGQASFNYFQSAEEARCAIEAVLSADPRSVYRRKLCQDRLFYFTVDTAHVTCWFGDGFAEVLRIKPASEPVQMGDPAESLVPLGS; encoded by the exons ATGATTCATGGCACACCTGTACTAGACATAAAGCCCTACATAGCTGATTATGACTCGCCACAAAATTTGATTGAGCCTTTAGGGGACGTTAATTTACAGAATAACCAATGTAAACCAAAAACCGTGTCCCAGTGTGACGGCAAGACTGATAGCTGTGACCAGCAACAGCTCTCAGGGTACGAGGAACCACAGCTCTACAGTTGTACTAAGGAGAAACCTAAATGTCCTGAAGATAGAACTTCGGGAGAAAACAACGCAAAACACGACAACTCAGCAAAAATCCAGCAAAGCTCACCTGAGCCCAGGGAGAGAGCAGCAGATTTGGGTGAAGAATCAGGAAGTGGTCCGAGTCCTAGGGTAGCAGAAGAGCAAAGTGGCCCATGTTGCCTGGAGAAGAGCGTTTCAGAGGAACAAGCAGACAGCAGGCTGAGGAGAGGGGAAGCAGCGGTGGTCGCACAAGGACACAGCACGGAGATGCCGCCCGAGGCTCTTCTCTGCCCTTCCAGGGCGGCTGGTGCAGCCCACCGCAGTGCGGTCCCCACCTGGGTGAGAGAGGCTCCCGTGGCCACCTTGGGAGTCCGGTTTACTCCTCACGCAGAGATGGACCTTGAGCACCTCAGCTCAGGTGAACCAG GTATTGGTCAGGCTTCATTTAACTATTTTCAGTCAGCGGAGGAAGCAAGGTGTGCCATCGAGGCTGTGCTGTCAGCCGACCCTCGATCTGTATATCGACGGAAACTCTGCCAGGATCGTCTTTTCTACTTTACAGTAGACACAGCACATGTCACGTGCTGGTTTGGTGATGGCTTTGCAGAGGTCTTAAGGATCAAGCCGGCTTCTGAGCCTGTTCAGATGGGTGACCCTGCGGAGTCCTTGGTGCCTCTGGGATCGTGA